Proteins from a genomic interval of Callospermophilus lateralis isolate mCalLat2 chromosome 1, mCalLat2.hap1, whole genome shotgun sequence:
- the LOC143394531 gene encoding uncharacterized protein LOC143394531 isoform X2 gives MEAIDLSCGLFSRGPICLHEEKTEAERMVVDGLTNCYQESVTFEDVVLDFSQEEWALLDQTQRNLYREVMLENYQNLVAVGCQLIKPSLISCLEAEEELRTVERGVIQEWAALRQDVFWLKMTSGIQLASCHNGEELYDFKPHGEIFKGHSHFLTNMGTQNRGNTWDYDQFGNDFPTLHKETSAEKLAVFSQYRKDCSVTLSGAYQATCVQARAFECSDFGQAFVSQSHLPSQGRIHNEDKLFQWEQCGDAFSHSRSRATHVQTYTGKKAYECKECGKSFKYSANLNIHMRTHTGEKPYQCKECGKAFSRCYPLTQHLKTHTEEKPFECKVCGKCFRNSSCLNDHFRVHTGIKPYKCKDCGKAFTGRSGLSKHLPTHTGEKPYECKECEKAFTSSSGLIKHMKSHTGERPFECDHCGKAFASSSSLITHLRTHTGEKPFECKVCGKAFTCSSYLRIHMRTHTGEKPYVCKECGRAFTERTSLTKHLRTHTGENPFECDMCGKAFACSSYLHNHVRTHTGEKPYVCKECGKAFTVSSHLSKHVRIHTGEKPHKCEACGKAFTVRSGLTKHVRTHTGEKPYDCKECGKAFTTSSGLIEHIRSHTGEKPYECDQCGKAFASSSYLIAHLRIHTGEKPFECNMCGKAFTCSSYLHIHMRTHTGEKPYECKECGKAFTVYSHLSKHVRIHSGAKPYKCKDYGMAFSSSSHLTEHMETLVRNPLDVRNEETALGSPLALVIRSDSQWQETLSM, from the exons ATGGAAGCCATTGATTTGTCCTGTG GCTTATTTTCTAGGGGCCCCATCTGCCTTCATGAAGAAAAGACAGAGGCAGAAAGGATGGTGGTTGATGGCCTGACAAATTGTTACCAG GAGTCTGTGACCTTTGAGGATGTGGTTttagacttctcccaggaggaaTGGGCTTTACTGGACCAAACTCAGAGAAACCTGTACAGAGAGGTGATGCTGGAGAACTACCAGAACCTGGTGGCTGTAG GATGTCAGCTTATCAAACCCAGCCTGATTTCTTGTTTGGAGGCAGAAGAAGAGTTGAGGACAGTGGAGAGAGGTGTCATCCAAG AATGGGCAGCACTTCGACAGGATGTGTTTTGGTTAAAAATGACAAGTGGGATACAACTG GCAAGTTGCCACAATGGAGAGGAGCTGTATGACTTTAAGCCACATGGAGAAATCTTCAAAGGACACTCACACTTTCTGACAAACATGGGTACTCAAAACAGAGGGAACACTTGGGATTATGATCAGTTTGGAAATGACTTTCCTACTCTGCACAAGGAAACTTCTGCAGAGAAACTCGCTGTGTTCAGTCAATATAGAAAAGATTGCAGTGTGACTCTTAGTGGCGCTTATCAGGCAACTTGTGTGCAAGCCAGAGCATTTGAATGCAGTGACTTTGGGCAAGCTTTTGTTAGTCAGTCTCACCTTCCATCACAGGGTAGAATTCACAATGAGGACAAACTGTTCCAGTGGGAGCAGTGTGGTGATGCCTTTAGCCACTCCAGGAGCCGAGCTACACATGTGCAAACATACACTGGGAAAAAAGCCTATGAGTGTAAGGAATGCGGGAAAAGTTTTAAATATTCTGCCAATCTTAACATTCATATGCGAACCCATACAGGAGAGAAACCTTATCAATGTaaggaatgtgggaaagccttttcTAGGTGTTATCCACTAACTCAGCATTTAAAAACCCACACTGAAGAAAAGCCCTTTGAATGTAAGGTTTGTGGGAAATGCTTTAGAAATTCTTCATGCCTTAATGATCACTTTCGAGTTCACACTGGAATAAAACCCTACAAATGTAAGgactgtggcaaagctttcacagGGCGCTCTGGCCTTAGTAAACACTTaccaactcacactggagagaaaccataTGAGTGTAAGGAATGTGAGAAAGCCTTTACTTCATCCTCAGGCCTTATCAAACACATGAAAAGTCACACAGGAGAGAGACCCTTTGAATGTGACCATTGCGGGAAAGCTTTTGCTTCTTCTTCATCCCTAATTACACATTTgagaacacacactggagaaaagCCCTTTGAATGTAAGGTATGTGGGAAAGCATTTACGTGTTCTTCTTATCTTCGCATTCATAtgcgaactcacactggagaaaaaCCCTATGTATGTAAGGAATGTGGCAGAGCCTTCACTGAGCGCACAAGCCTCACTAAACATTTAcgaacacacactggagagaacCCTTTTGAGTGTGACATGTGTGGGAAAGCGTTTGCATGTTCCTCCTATCTTCACAATCATGTGCGAACTCACACGGGAGAGAAACCTTATGTATGTaaggaatgtgggaaagccttcactGTTTCCTCACACCTAAGTAAACATGTAAGGATTCACACAGGAGAGAAACCCCATAAATGTGAGgcatgtgggaaagccttcactGTGCGCTCAGGTCTCACTAAACATGTACGAACTCACACTGGGGAGAAGCCCTATGATTGTaaggaatgtgggaaagccttcactACATCCTCAGGCCTCATTGAACATATAAGAAGCCACACAGGAGAGAAACCCTACGAATGTGAccaatgtgggaaagcctttgcTTCCTCCTCATATCTTATTGCACATTTAAGAatccatactggagagaagccctttgAATGTAATATGTGTGGGAAAGCATTTACGTGTTCCTCCTACCTTCACATTCACAtgcgaactcacactggagagaaaccctatgaatgcaaagaatgtgggaaagcctttacTGTTTACTCACACCTAAGTAAGCATGTGAGAATTCACAGTGGAGCAAAACCCTATAAATGTAAGGATTATGGGATGGCCTTTAGTAGTTCTTCTCATCTTACTGAGCATATGGAAACACTGGTGAGAAACCCTTTGGATGTGAGGAACGAGGAAACTGCTTTAGGAAGCCCTCTTGCCTTAGTAATACGTTCAGATTCACAGTGGCAAGAAACCTTATCAATGTAA
- the LOC143394531 gene encoding uncharacterized protein LOC143394531 isoform X1: MPFFPLFLLGLFSRGPICLHEEKTEAERMVVDGLTNCYQESVTFEDVVLDFSQEEWALLDQTQRNLYREVMLENYQNLVAVGCQLIKPSLISCLEAEEELRTVERGVIQEWAALRQDVFWLKMTSGIQLASCHNGEELYDFKPHGEIFKGHSHFLTNMGTQNRGNTWDYDQFGNDFPTLHKETSAEKLAVFSQYRKDCSVTLSGAYQATCVQARAFECSDFGQAFVSQSHLPSQGRIHNEDKLFQWEQCGDAFSHSRSRATHVQTYTGKKAYECKECGKSFKYSANLNIHMRTHTGEKPYQCKECGKAFSRCYPLTQHLKTHTEEKPFECKVCGKCFRNSSCLNDHFRVHTGIKPYKCKDCGKAFTGRSGLSKHLPTHTGEKPYECKECEKAFTSSSGLIKHMKSHTGERPFECDHCGKAFASSSSLITHLRTHTGEKPFECKVCGKAFTCSSYLRIHMRTHTGEKPYVCKECGRAFTERTSLTKHLRTHTGENPFECDMCGKAFACSSYLHNHVRTHTGEKPYVCKECGKAFTVSSHLSKHVRIHTGEKPHKCEACGKAFTVRSGLTKHVRTHTGEKPYDCKECGKAFTTSSGLIEHIRSHTGEKPYECDQCGKAFASSSYLIAHLRIHTGEKPFECNMCGKAFTCSSYLHIHMRTHTGEKPYECKECGKAFTVYSHLSKHVRIHSGAKPYKCKDYGMAFSSSSHLTEHMETLVRNPLDVRNEETALGSPLALVIRSDSQWQETLSM, encoded by the exons AtgccttttttccccctcttcctACTAGGCTTATTTTCTAGGGGCCCCATCTGCCTTCATGAAGAAAAGACAGAGGCAGAAAGGATGGTGGTTGATGGCCTGACAAATTGTTACCAG GAGTCTGTGACCTTTGAGGATGTGGTTttagacttctcccaggaggaaTGGGCTTTACTGGACCAAACTCAGAGAAACCTGTACAGAGAGGTGATGCTGGAGAACTACCAGAACCTGGTGGCTGTAG GATGTCAGCTTATCAAACCCAGCCTGATTTCTTGTTTGGAGGCAGAAGAAGAGTTGAGGACAGTGGAGAGAGGTGTCATCCAAG AATGGGCAGCACTTCGACAGGATGTGTTTTGGTTAAAAATGACAAGTGGGATACAACTG GCAAGTTGCCACAATGGAGAGGAGCTGTATGACTTTAAGCCACATGGAGAAATCTTCAAAGGACACTCACACTTTCTGACAAACATGGGTACTCAAAACAGAGGGAACACTTGGGATTATGATCAGTTTGGAAATGACTTTCCTACTCTGCACAAGGAAACTTCTGCAGAGAAACTCGCTGTGTTCAGTCAATATAGAAAAGATTGCAGTGTGACTCTTAGTGGCGCTTATCAGGCAACTTGTGTGCAAGCCAGAGCATTTGAATGCAGTGACTTTGGGCAAGCTTTTGTTAGTCAGTCTCACCTTCCATCACAGGGTAGAATTCACAATGAGGACAAACTGTTCCAGTGGGAGCAGTGTGGTGATGCCTTTAGCCACTCCAGGAGCCGAGCTACACATGTGCAAACATACACTGGGAAAAAAGCCTATGAGTGTAAGGAATGCGGGAAAAGTTTTAAATATTCTGCCAATCTTAACATTCATATGCGAACCCATACAGGAGAGAAACCTTATCAATGTaaggaatgtgggaaagccttttcTAGGTGTTATCCACTAACTCAGCATTTAAAAACCCACACTGAAGAAAAGCCCTTTGAATGTAAGGTTTGTGGGAAATGCTTTAGAAATTCTTCATGCCTTAATGATCACTTTCGAGTTCACACTGGAATAAAACCCTACAAATGTAAGgactgtggcaaagctttcacagGGCGCTCTGGCCTTAGTAAACACTTaccaactcacactggagagaaaccataTGAGTGTAAGGAATGTGAGAAAGCCTTTACTTCATCCTCAGGCCTTATCAAACACATGAAAAGTCACACAGGAGAGAGACCCTTTGAATGTGACCATTGCGGGAAAGCTTTTGCTTCTTCTTCATCCCTAATTACACATTTgagaacacacactggagaaaagCCCTTTGAATGTAAGGTATGTGGGAAAGCATTTACGTGTTCTTCTTATCTTCGCATTCATAtgcgaactcacactggagaaaaaCCCTATGTATGTAAGGAATGTGGCAGAGCCTTCACTGAGCGCACAAGCCTCACTAAACATTTAcgaacacacactggagagaacCCTTTTGAGTGTGACATGTGTGGGAAAGCGTTTGCATGTTCCTCCTATCTTCACAATCATGTGCGAACTCACACGGGAGAGAAACCTTATGTATGTaaggaatgtgggaaagccttcactGTTTCCTCACACCTAAGTAAACATGTAAGGATTCACACAGGAGAGAAACCCCATAAATGTGAGgcatgtgggaaagccttcactGTGCGCTCAGGTCTCACTAAACATGTACGAACTCACACTGGGGAGAAGCCCTATGATTGTaaggaatgtgggaaagccttcactACATCCTCAGGCCTCATTGAACATATAAGAAGCCACACAGGAGAGAAACCCTACGAATGTGAccaatgtgggaaagcctttgcTTCCTCCTCATATCTTATTGCACATTTAAGAatccatactggagagaagccctttgAATGTAATATGTGTGGGAAAGCATTTACGTGTTCCTCCTACCTTCACATTCACAtgcgaactcacactggagagaaaccctatgaatgcaaagaatgtgggaaagcctttacTGTTTACTCACACCTAAGTAAGCATGTGAGAATTCACAGTGGAGCAAAACCCTATAAATGTAAGGATTATGGGATGGCCTTTAGTAGTTCTTCTCATCTTACTGAGCATATGGAAACACTGGTGAGAAACCCTTTGGATGTGAGGAACGAGGAAACTGCTTTAGGAAGCCCTCTTGCCTTAGTAATACGTTCAGATTCACAGTGGCAAGAAACCTTATCAATGTAA